A single Haloglycomyces albus DSM 45210 DNA region contains:
- a CDS encoding HAD family hydrolase gives MTTTATLVLDFDGTLCLGNEPVLDYARQLTARLDNEAAAEFMRELTAFLNGKPTSASTFDALDPYHVVKILSREAGIADAERDEAFEQVRENLGYGKYNMSVPAKFDQLIFSLPREVEVVLMTNAPETGMAGILDHLRLDGLFDEVITGARKPTGLEEVLDTRLESRQPSSILSIGDIPKNDLAPAAERGCVTGYIDHFSRPWSKATVSANDLTELYRFIDEWAIKATS, from the coding sequence GTGACTACTACAGCAACTCTCGTTCTAGATTTTGACGGTACCTTGTGCCTGGGTAATGAACCGGTATTGGACTATGCTCGCCAACTGACCGCTCGTTTGGACAATGAAGCGGCCGCGGAGTTCATGCGGGAACTGACTGCCTTCTTGAATGGAAAACCCACGTCAGCGTCGACTTTTGACGCCCTCGACCCGTACCATGTGGTGAAAATTCTGTCGCGTGAGGCCGGAATCGCAGATGCGGAGCGTGACGAGGCCTTTGAACAGGTCAGGGAGAACCTGGGATACGGAAAATACAACATGTCCGTCCCCGCCAAATTCGACCAGTTGATCTTCTCGCTGCCGCGTGAGGTCGAGGTCGTTTTGATGACCAACGCCCCCGAGACCGGTATGGCCGGGATCTTGGATCACCTGCGTCTCGATGGATTGTTCGACGAAGTGATCACCGGCGCTCGCAAACCGACCGGCTTGGAGGAAGTGCTCGACACCCGCTTGGAGAGCCGGCAGCCGTCGTCGATTCTTTCCATTGGTGACATTCCGAAAAACGACCTGGCTCCGGCGGCCGAGCGTGGGTGCGTGACCGGGTACATCGACCACTTCAGCCGTCCGTGGTCCAAGGCGACCGTTTCCGCCAACGACTTGACCGAGCTGTACCGGTTCATTGACGAATGGGCGATCAAAGCCACGTCGTAA
- the panB gene encoding 3-methyl-2-oxobutanoate hydroxymethyltransferase, producing the protein MSDSDIGSVYGSQSRIKRVRVRHLQEAKERGEKWPMLTAYDTVTARIFDAEGIPALLVGDSAANVVYGYESSLRVEVDELLPLVKAVVRSAQRALVVADLPFGSYEASPSQAVETASRFMKAGAQAVKLEGGRRMADTIRALTNAGIPVMAHVGFTPQAEHALGGFRVQGRDAKAAEVLADAQAVVDAGAFSVVLEMVTSSIAEEITKQIPVPTIGIGAGNSTDAQVLVWQDMAGFTDGRTPKFVKRFAELGDGLAQAARDYAAEVRSGEFPAKEHGFE; encoded by the coding sequence ATGTCAGACAGTGATATTGGCAGCGTTTACGGTTCACAGTCGCGTATTAAGCGCGTTCGCGTTCGGCATCTGCAGGAAGCCAAGGAACGTGGTGAGAAGTGGCCGATGTTGACCGCCTATGACACCGTGACCGCTCGTATCTTCGATGCGGAAGGCATTCCAGCGTTGTTGGTCGGCGACTCCGCCGCCAACGTGGTCTACGGTTACGAGTCCTCCCTGCGGGTCGAGGTAGACGAACTACTTCCGCTGGTCAAAGCGGTAGTACGGTCCGCTCAGCGTGCTCTGGTGGTGGCGGATCTGCCGTTCGGCTCCTATGAGGCGAGTCCCTCTCAGGCCGTGGAGACGGCATCGCGATTCATGAAGGCCGGAGCTCAAGCGGTGAAGCTTGAGGGCGGGCGTCGCATGGCGGACACGATCCGGGCACTGACCAACGCCGGAATCCCGGTTATGGCACACGTCGGGTTCACTCCGCAGGCCGAACATGCCCTGGGCGGTTTTCGAGTTCAGGGGCGTGACGCCAAAGCCGCAGAAGTGCTTGCCGATGCGCAGGCGGTCGTCGATGCCGGGGCGTTCTCGGTGGTGCTGGAAATGGTCACTTCTTCGATCGCCGAGGAGATCACTAAACAGATTCCGGTCCCGACGATCGGTATCGGTGCCGGGAACTCCACGGATGCACAGGTGTTGGTCTGGCAGGACATGGCCGGCTTTACCGACGGACGCACTCCTAAATTCGTCAAGCGTTTCGCTGAGCTGGGCGATGGTTTGGCGCAGGCGGCAAGGGATTACGCCGCCGAGGTTCGTAGTGGGGAATTCCCCGCCAAGGAACACGGCTTCGAATAG
- a CDS encoding cysteine desulfurase family protein: MDEFYFDAATAMPPSRAAREAYAAALNEGWAGPGRLYTLGRRSRMLLDAARQSVAESLNVRADEVTFTSSGSQAVHYGLLGMAHGLGRDAEILSSQVEHSAVLHAAAWYADRGGTTDSIPVDRLGRIDLGVLPPLGDDPSVVAVQSANHEVGTRQPLSTLRHRLDGRPWVCDAAASLPWEPVEDGWSVLTGSARKWGGLAGCGIMVVRTGSRWRLPFPGDDASPQEAVGEVNVPAAVAAAAGLRHAVEQRRAQADRVRALAEQLRNEISETVTEVEMPGDPDDCLPNIVTFSCLGVDGEVLLTELNREGFSVSSGSACASNRFRPSHVLSAMGVLSHGNVRLSLHYDTTEAEIDQFLNTLPKVVNRLRALGRD; the protein is encoded by the coding sequence GTGGACGAATTCTACTTTGACGCGGCCACCGCCATGCCGCCGAGCCGGGCCGCACGCGAAGCTTACGCTGCGGCTTTGAACGAAGGCTGGGCGGGCCCCGGGCGACTGTACACATTGGGTCGGCGCTCGCGGATGCTACTGGACGCGGCGCGTCAATCCGTGGCCGAATCGCTGAACGTCCGCGCCGATGAGGTCACTTTCACATCTTCCGGATCGCAGGCCGTGCATTACGGCCTATTGGGAATGGCCCATGGCCTGGGTCGCGATGCCGAAATCCTCTCCAGTCAAGTGGAACACTCCGCCGTTCTGCACGCCGCCGCCTGGTACGCCGATCGCGGGGGCACCACAGACTCGATCCCGGTCGACCGACTGGGACGCATCGACCTTGGAGTCCTTCCCCCTCTAGGTGACGATCCGTCCGTCGTCGCCGTCCAAAGCGCCAACCACGAAGTGGGAACCCGGCAACCGCTGTCCACCCTGCGACACCGACTCGACGGTCGCCCCTGGGTCTGTGACGCGGCGGCGAGCCTACCGTGGGAGCCGGTAGAAGACGGCTGGTCCGTACTGACCGGCTCGGCCCGTAAGTGGGGTGGCCTGGCGGGATGCGGGATTATGGTGGTGCGCACCGGTTCACGCTGGCGACTGCCGTTCCCCGGCGACGACGCCTCGCCACAGGAAGCGGTCGGGGAGGTCAATGTACCCGCTGCGGTGGCCGCCGCGGCGGGCTTGCGTCACGCGGTGGAACAACGTCGCGCACAGGCCGATCGAGTGAGAGCGCTGGCCGAGCAATTGCGAAACGAGATATCCGAGACGGTTACCGAGGTCGAAATGCCAGGTGACCCTGACGACTGCCTACCGAATATTGTGACGTTCTCCTGTCTCGGCGTTGACGGGGAGGTGTTGCTGACCGAATTGAATCGAGAGGGCTTCTCCGTCTCCTCGGGATCGGCGTGTGCGTCAAACCGGTTCCGGCCCTCACATGTCCTTTCCGCCATGGGGGTACTCAGCCACGGTAACGTCCGTCTTTCACTCCACTACGACACGACCGAAGCCGAAATCGACCAATTTCTCAACACGCTCCCGAAGGTAGTGAACCGGCTCCGGGCTCTGGGGCGGGATTAA
- a CDS encoding NAD+ synthase, with product MPTLRIALAQDNPTVGDLDGNAELIRSSAATAHKAGVDLLVTGELSLCGYPVEDLALRHTFIQQSRELLMRLAGDLQADGYGDLPVTVGYLDADGPIGEVDNPTEGSRGIRNALALLYHGKVVFQYFKHHLPNYGVFDEDRYFVAGNNLHIARISGVDIAFTICEDLWQEGVPFQTAQQAHAGLVISSNASPYEKGKMEQRFDLLRRRAVSTDCPIAYLNIVGGQDELVFDGGSMIVDQHGELVANATRFDTDMIITDLDLPPADDTEDVSNQSTNVPMSVTRHYLSTEPRDDKPANTASNLRPSMLAHHEIWEALRLGLGDYVRKNGFESVLLGLSGGIDSAVTAALARDALGPDNVWAIAMPSQNSSQHSLDDAADLADRTGINYTVEPIQATVDAVLSQLALSGLALENLQARIRGVLLMSLSNQHGHLVLAPGNKSEYAVGYSTLYGDSVGGFAPIKDVPKTLIYDLATWRNEHARNHRQTEPVPDNIITKAPSAELRPDQVDQDSLPNYDVLDAVLDLYVDQDVGRSELVDKGYDAELVTKITKLVDGSEYKRRQTPPGTKISAKSFGKDRRLPITNRFRG from the coding sequence ATGCCGACTCTACGTATCGCATTGGCCCAAGACAATCCCACCGTCGGGGACCTCGACGGCAACGCCGAACTCATTCGCTCGTCCGCCGCGACCGCTCACAAAGCCGGTGTCGACCTGCTCGTGACCGGGGAACTTTCGCTCTGTGGCTATCCGGTGGAAGATCTGGCCCTTCGGCACACCTTCATTCAACAAAGTCGTGAACTACTCATGCGACTGGCCGGTGACCTCCAAGCGGACGGGTACGGAGATCTTCCGGTAACGGTAGGTTATCTGGACGCCGATGGACCGATCGGGGAAGTGGATAACCCGACGGAGGGGTCGCGGGGGATTCGTAACGCCCTTGCCCTGCTATATCACGGTAAAGTTGTTTTTCAGTACTTCAAACATCATCTTCCCAACTACGGAGTCTTTGACGAGGACCGCTACTTTGTCGCCGGAAACAACCTGCACATTGCCCGCATAAGTGGGGTAGACATCGCCTTCACCATCTGTGAGGACCTCTGGCAGGAAGGTGTCCCCTTCCAAACCGCACAACAGGCCCACGCCGGGCTCGTCATCAGCTCCAACGCCTCACCCTACGAAAAGGGAAAGATGGAGCAACGCTTCGACCTCCTGCGTCGACGCGCCGTTTCCACCGACTGCCCGATCGCTTACCTCAACATCGTCGGCGGGCAGGACGAGCTGGTCTTCGATGGTGGCAGCATGATCGTCGACCAGCACGGCGAACTGGTGGCCAACGCGACACGGTTCGACACCGATATGATTATCACCGACCTGGACCTGCCACCAGCCGACGACACCGAAGACGTCTCCAACCAAAGCACCAATGTGCCGATGAGCGTCACACGTCATTACCTCAGCACCGAACCGCGCGACGACAAACCCGCCAATACAGCGTCCAACCTCCGCCCCAGCATGCTGGCCCACCACGAAATCTGGGAAGCACTACGACTGGGACTCGGCGACTATGTACGGAAGAACGGCTTCGAAAGTGTCCTGCTCGGTCTGTCCGGCGGAATCGATTCGGCCGTCACGGCGGCACTCGCCCGTGACGCCCTCGGCCCGGACAATGTGTGGGCCATAGCCATGCCCAGCCAAAACTCGTCTCAGCACTCCCTCGACGATGCCGCCGACCTGGCCGATCGCACCGGTATCAACTACACCGTCGAACCGATACAGGCGACCGTGGACGCGGTCCTATCCCAGTTGGCCCTCTCAGGGCTGGCGTTGGAAAACCTACAGGCGCGTATACGCGGCGTCCTCCTGATGTCGCTGTCCAACCAGCACGGACATCTGGTCCTCGCGCCCGGTAACAAGAGCGAATACGCCGTCGGCTACTCGACGCTGTACGGCGATTCCGTCGGCGGATTCGCCCCCATCAAGGACGTGCCCAAGACACTGATCTACGACCTGGCCACCTGGCGCAACGAACACGCCCGCAACCACCGCCAGACCGAACCCGTCCCCGACAACATCATCACCAAGGCCCCCTCGGCGGAACTGCGCCCCGACCAGGTCGACCAGGACTCCCTGCCGAACTACGATGTGCTGGATGCCGTGCTGGACCTTTACGTCGATCAGGACGTGGGGCGCTCCGAACTGGTCGACAAAGGCTACGACGCCGAACTGGTCACCAAAATAACCAAGCTGGTGGACGGGTCCGAGTACAAAAGAAGGCAGACGCCACCCGGTACCAAGATCTCCGCCAAATCCTTCGGCAAAGACCGGAGGTTGCCCATCACCAACCGTTTTAGGGGGTAG
- a CDS encoding NUDIX hydrolase, translating into MNQPSVQRRRAPFWRRTVGWVFYQLPHPLRRRIVRIATPTYTLGSVVLVTDPQKRQLLMLRQPPGRKWSLPAGLLDRREQPVNAAQRELWEETGINADTDELRPADPCAVVHTDGRWVDNVYWLVREPRDTQLTVDGAEVWDAAWHPIDDLPVMTRPTAKLLRCFLDSDRSFRTRH; encoded by the coding sequence GTGAATCAACCTTCGGTACAACGACGCCGAGCGCCGTTCTGGCGCCGCACTGTCGGATGGGTTTTCTATCAGCTCCCGCATCCACTGCGACGGCGAATCGTCCGTATTGCCACTCCGACCTACACTCTGGGATCGGTCGTTCTGGTCACCGACCCGCAAAAGCGGCAATTGCTCATGCTGCGGCAACCTCCCGGACGCAAATGGAGTCTTCCGGCGGGGCTTCTGGATCGACGCGAACAACCGGTCAACGCCGCGCAGAGAGAGCTGTGGGAGGAGACCGGCATCAACGCCGACACCGACGAACTGCGGCCGGCCGACCCGTGTGCGGTCGTACATACCGACGGGCGTTGGGTGGACAACGTCTACTGGCTGGTGCGCGAGCCACGCGATACTCAGCTGACCGTCGACGGCGCCGAAGTGTGGGACGCGGCCTGGCATCCGATCGACGACCTTCCCGTCATGACCCGACCCACGGCTAAGCTGCTGCGCTGTTTCCTGGATTCCGACCGTTCGTTTCGGACGCGACACTGA
- a CDS encoding cytochrome c oxidase subunit II, which translates to MVGKPFRIARGRTRRTVGLVAIAATLPVVLSGCSLVDMFHLGWPTSQPTDQSEMMMDLWIGAVIASLAVGVIVWGLTFWCCVAYKKKSDDIPPQTKYNMPSEILFTGLPVVIIAVLFYFTAVIQTDVTEVSEDPEYVVEVTALKWNWQFSYQDDNGEPVTGPDGQPYVEKGDSDYIPILVVPKSEKVQFQSHSEDVIHSFWVPDTLFKRDVIPGEDSAWEYDFKSTGSFVGRCAELCGAYHAFMNFEMRVVEEDDYATFISAIESGASTPEALEEIGQDPYAETTDVFETSRDGAEG; encoded by the coding sequence GTGGTCGGAAAACCGTTCCGCATAGCTCGCGGCCGTACCCGCCGCACTGTCGGTCTCGTCGCCATTGCGGCGACGCTGCCCGTGGTGCTCTCCGGATGCAGCCTCGTAGACATGTTTCATTTGGGTTGGCCCACTTCACAGCCAACAGATCAATCAGAGATGATGATGGACCTGTGGATCGGAGCGGTCATAGCCTCGCTCGCCGTGGGTGTCATCGTATGGGGATTGACCTTCTGGTGTTGTGTCGCTTATAAGAAGAAGAGCGATGACATTCCCCCGCAGACGAAGTACAACATGCCCTCGGAGATCCTCTTTACGGGTCTTCCGGTCGTCATCATCGCCGTGCTCTTCTACTTCACGGCCGTCATTCAAACCGACGTCACCGAGGTCTCCGAGGACCCCGAATACGTCGTGGAAGTGACGGCGTTGAAGTGGAACTGGCAGTTCTCCTATCAGGATGACAATGGAGAACCGGTGACCGGACCGGACGGACAACCTTACGTGGAGAAGGGCGACAGCGACTACATTCCGATTCTGGTCGTTCCCAAATCCGAGAAGGTCCAGTTCCAGAGCCATTCTGAGGACGTCATCCACTCCTTCTGGGTTCCCGACACCTTGTTCAAGCGGGACGTGATTCCCGGAGAGGACAGCGCGTGGGAGTACGACTTCAAGAGCACCGGTAGCTTTGTCGGTCGCTGCGCCGAACTGTGCGGTGCCTACCACGCGTTTATGAACTTCGAAATGCGCGTGGTCGAGGAAGACGACTACGCGACGTTCATTTCCGCCATCGAGTCCGGTGCGTCGACGCCGGAGGCCTTGGAAGAGATCGGCCAAGACCCGTACGCTGAGACGACGGATGTCTTCGAGACTTCGCGCGATGGCGCGGAAGGTTAG
- a CDS encoding sulfite exporter TauE/SafE family protein, whose product MSVLEVVALLFAGLGAGVLNSIAGGGSLITYPTLIAVGVPPLWANTSNSVAVAPAYFAATAGARGQLVGQGNRVRQLIPTAAVFSALGTIILLNTSHEVFENIVPLLVLISAILMALGPLIQRFVQSHAQGEPHIVWLHLLVGIGCLYGSYFNAGLGLVLLAVLGATLPESLARIGALKNAMTAVVGVVTTVIYSIWTPVSWWAIAVIVPTALLGGWLGSHYLQKLPDRPVRVGVVVYGFVLSAILWLEPAW is encoded by the coding sequence GTGAGTGTTCTCGAGGTTGTCGCGTTGTTGTTCGCCGGACTTGGCGCTGGAGTGCTGAACTCCATCGCCGGTGGCGGCTCCCTCATTACCTATCCGACGCTGATCGCGGTCGGTGTCCCACCGTTGTGGGCCAATACCTCGAACTCGGTTGCGGTGGCTCCCGCATATTTCGCGGCCACGGCGGGAGCACGCGGACAGCTGGTCGGGCAAGGCAATCGGGTACGGCAACTGATCCCCACCGCCGCCGTATTCTCGGCGTTGGGAACGATCATCCTGCTCAACACCTCGCACGAAGTGTTCGAAAACATCGTTCCACTCCTGGTGTTGATATCGGCGATCCTCATGGCGCTCGGACCCTTGATCCAACGCTTTGTGCAGTCGCATGCCCAGGGCGAACCGCATATCGTCTGGCTGCATCTACTGGTAGGTATCGGCTGTCTCTACGGTTCGTACTTCAACGCCGGACTCGGGCTGGTCCTGCTGGCGGTCTTGGGAGCGACGCTACCGGAATCGCTGGCTCGCATCGGGGCGTTGAAGAACGCCATGACCGCCGTCGTCGGGGTGGTAACGACGGTCATTTACTCGATCTGGACACCCGTATCCTGGTGGGCGATCGCCGTCATCGTGCCGACCGCGCTGCTGGGAGGCTGGTTGGGAAGTCATTACCTTCAGAAACTGCCCGACCGGCCGGTGCGAGTCGGAGTGGTGGTCTACGGATTCGTGCTCAGCGCCATTCTCTGGCTCGAACCGGCGTGGTAG
- a CDS encoding cytochrome c oxidase subunit 4, whose protein sequence is MKTENKIFLSVTVSMFLFAGIYGYWTHTNTNPAYGSADGIEWVGTVALVMSGLLTGMIWLAFLIIANRIDPRPEDREDGEISDVSGNVGFFSPGSYWPLGLALASTLAGLGLVYMVTWVIVAGGIALLFTIGGLLFEYYTGTRRTGVE, encoded by the coding sequence ATGAAAACCGAGAACAAGATCTTCCTGTCGGTCACAGTGTCGATGTTCCTGTTCGCGGGAATCTACGGGTACTGGACCCACACCAATACCAATCCCGCCTACGGCAGCGCCGACGGCATCGAATGGGTGGGAACGGTCGCGCTGGTGATGTCGGGGCTTTTGACCGGAATGATCTGGCTGGCCTTCCTCATCATCGCCAACCGCATCGATCCTCGTCCGGAAGACCGCGAGGACGGCGAGATCTCCGACGTATCGGGCAATGTGGGGTTCTTCAGCCCCGGATCGTATTGGCCGCTGGGTCTGGCCCTGGCCTCGACCTTGGCCGGTCTGGGTTTGGTTTACATGGTCACCTGGGTGATCGTGGCCGGGGGAATCGCCTTGCTGTTCACCATTGGCGGACTGTTGTTCGAGTACTACACGGGCACACGACGGACCGGTGTCGAGTAA